From the genome of Salvia splendens isolate huo1 chromosome 7, SspV2, whole genome shotgun sequence:
AATCTATCTTGGATGATTGAGTAAATACTACAACTACCTCTGTAATTATTCTGCCACATCCCACTCCTTATAATTTCAGGTGCAATTTCACATGAAAATGCTTCATGTCACCTGATCATATCAACCTTCCATTTTCGTGTGAATTTGTACTATCACACTAAATCATTCAATTTGTGGACCTTGGTTCTATTTAGTCGATCATATAACCCTtcatatttttttgattttgcaCTATCAAATAAAACTGGAAATCGTAAAACTGGAGATGAAGTTAATCAAATTACCCAAGTTAAAGTAGATATAGGAATTGTGATAGAGTAAAGGTCGGGAATTGTTCGAGCACAAGGCGTGCTCAAGAGAACTGCTCCAGAAACACACACATGCACAGAATCTATTTGATAAAATGCACGCACAGAATCTGTTTGATAAAATGTCACCAGAAAACAAATTATTATTGCTTTTGATTAATTTAGAGTCATATGTTATAGACTAAAGTCCctttttggtccttaacatttaaggattttttgattttggtccataacattatcttttgaattatttggtccctcacaaataaaaatcgatcacatttggtccgaaATGGATGGAATCGTTAAAATTTAACAGTCAACGGGTTTTAAATCAATTCTGACCAGATTAAGTTAATAATTATGTTTAATTAATGtctaatatctaattaaccAAAATCTAAAAAATTACATATCGTCGTGGATTTCTTCACTGAGGGAAAATTTGGTGAATGCTTCGTTCTAGCATGGCGATTCCGTTCACaattaacaaaattattaaTACAGCAAGGGGATCATGTACATTGAAGCCTTAGCGAAGGAATTAACCCTAAATCGGAGGAAATCGGGATTATTACTGAAGATGCTAGCGAGATAGGAGGACCAGGTTCGCCCTAATCCGGCGGCGCCGACGATTCCTTCGAGCAAAATGTTACCGGCGGCGATGAACGCGATGAAATCCCCTAACTCGAGGCGGAGGAAGGAGGAGGATCCACCAGCGACGGGGATCTCGAAGGCGAATTCGGTGTAGCAGAAGACGGAGAGGAGAGCGGAGAGGCCGGAGATGGCGTAGGAGGCGATGATCGCGGGGCAGGCGGTGTCGCGCGTCTCCAATTCGGTAATGCTGAAGATGCCAGAGCCGATGACGGAGCCAGATCAGGTCCTACCAGGTGAGGCACTTCTTCATCTCGTGCTCGGATTGCTTCTTCGCCTCGATGAGCTCGTCGGATTCGGAGGCGCGGCCGAGGAGACGGTCGCGGAGGCGGCGGTGCGGTGGCGGAGAGGGCGGAGAGGTAGGCGGAGGAGCTCTGGAAGGAAGGCTCCGGGAAGAAGTCGTGCTTGCTGAATCGCGATTTTTCTCTGGCGGTGAGGGGAGAGATGTGaggtcgtcgagattttgaTTTCGGTTTGATTAGTGTATCGCATTTGTGGAGAGTGATTGAGATTTCTTATAACACAAGAGTAACTGGAGGAATTGGTGGATTTGGCAGAGGAATTGAGATATGGATTTACAGATTTGGAtgaatcttttttaaaaaaaaattaaaattctaattagatattagacattaattaaacataattattaatttaatccggtcaaaattgATTTAAAACTCGTTGACTGTTAAATTTTAACGGTTCCATCCATttcggaccaaatgtgatcgatttttatttgtgagagaccaaataattcaaaagataatgttatggaccaaaatcaaaaaatcgccaaatgttaaggaccaaaaagGGACTTTAGTCTATGTTATATGTATATTTTATATCATGTGTTAAATTTATCTAGTATATTTAATATGCTTGATTAATGTTTTAGTTGGCTATTAATTTCGATTAAATTAGTCGAATCAATGATACCGTTAAAAAAGTTACTAAGGAGTATTAACTACAGAGTGATATCATTTATTATTCATTATTGGATATGattaaattacaaataataacATTAATATTTATGAAACAACCAAATACTCAAAATAAACTAAGATAATTAACAACAACAAACTACTACACATTCATATCTTCATTACTTAATTGTAGCCTAGAAATTACATGCATAACATCCCCCCTAACCACAACTAGATTACACGATATATTACATACTTGAACATATTCAAGTATCAAAAAAGATAATACGCATATTTTCAGTTACTGCGAGACACACAAGACACACAACATCAGTTTGTGCTTCTAGCAAAATAGACGCAGACCACATACAACAGATCTTATATCTGCGGCTTACGGGGCATCCTCCACCATATGATGGGGCTATTGGAATCAGAAGAGTACGTTGGAACCTTTGGTGGGATGCGCGACTTCATCTGACTAGAGCCCGACCCATTGTCGCGTTCATTTTCCACTTTCTTAGACATTTTTCCATCTTCACCCACCACATAGTATATTGGAGCCTTGTTGTTTGTTGATAGCATATCAGGTGGGTAGCCCTCGTCGAACACAAGCTTGCGGCGAACGTGATCACCTGGCTCTGAGTCATTGTCAATGTCAATATCGTGTCCGTAGCGGTTGAACTTGCGGAAAACAAAGTCATTATTCACTGAATCCGGAGTGTCTGAGAGCACGATAACCGTTTTCTCCTGCTCAACCTTGACAACATTGTGGGCGAATAGATCGGCCAACATGCAATATGCAAGGTCTCCGTGTTTTAAGTATGCACCAGCCAATGGATTCCGCTGCAGAAGTAAGTCGAACGAGTGTCATACTAGTTATGAAGAGATGAAGTAATAcacaaaatagaaagaaagcTTGGTTTACGGGTAGCACGTCGGTCCAAACACCTTCTCCGGGTATGACCACGTTCATTTCTGCATTCTAGTATGTGCCGTCGACCTGTAGCACCTCGTTGAACGTCTTATAACATTTCTCCAGAAAATGCAGCCGATAATACAGAGCAACCCAGTCAAAAGAGAGACCTAGTTCGTGTTGAATCACCGACTGGGCTTCAAGGATGAAGTAGCTCGGGTACGTCCCACCATCCCAATTATTTTCGCTCTTCAGTCTTATCATGATGCCCATCAAGAGTGAATCTAGCGCGGGTGTCCAGTTGGACGAATACAAGAACGAGCTTTGTGGGGGAAGTTGGTGAGCCATGGgtttattttgtgtgattgtgaGAGCAGAAGGGTGTGTCGGTGTGTGAGCTTATGACAgatatgtgtgtatatatatagccGAATTTGGGTTTGTGGGCTACTTGCTACcaaaaaaatttgattaaaataataCAAGTTGGAATTGGTCGCATTGCTGCATTTAACAGAGTAGTTTTATATCTAATCCAATCACTCCTTTTTATGCTCATGAATAAATGCTACTCCAACCTCCTACTATGtccaaatatgaaaaaaatggaTTTATTGAATATTGAATAAATGATACGCCAACCTCCTACTAtttagacggagggagtactacaaaaGCATAGATTAGGAAGAGTTATTTGAATGTCCAAAAAAATGGATGTATTGAATAAATGCTACGGCAACCTCCTACCATTTGGGTGGCATGTGATTTTAGGAAGAGTTATAAGGTGTAAtaagtagagaaaaaaatataagtgaATATTGTAATGAGGCAAGAGGAGAGAtggatttattttcaaatataaaaagttaaCTGTCttaaatgagacaaactaaaaagaaatatGGGCATCTTGAattggacggagagagtactacaAAAGCATATACTGTCTACATTTTCAGCCATTTTCAAATTACTTCCTTCAATATTCTTCTTTCTTTGGTATATATAAATACCGCAATATTCATTACATTTTCAAACCATAAAGAGAATGTGTACAAATTGAGTAAAAGAAGACGTTGAAATAATGAATACACTTCAAAATTAGAACCATGGACTATTAATTGTATTGATTAATGATTAATGACCAATTGATTCCCATTCTTTtgtgttctttttttttatcctaTTCACTATCCAGTTCCTTTTTTTTATCCTATTCACTATCCACTGTACAAACATTACATGAAAAATTTCAAGAAAAGCATACAAATACAACCAACCAAATAGGGTCTACAAAAGTGTTTACAAAAGATACCTGTTTGACAGCAAATACATAGATAGATAGGTTCGTCAGTAACGCTCTAGCCGAGCCAACAACCTATCGACACAATAACCTAAAGCAAGTTCCCAATAATAACCCCAAGAATAAACAACATTACTCCAATGAAAGCTAAAACCATGTTCATCTTTGCCTCAGCCCGGCAACGACCGCATGATCTACAACCTACTTCACTTGGAGTCACACTTGTATTTTTGGAAGTCACCATGTTGCTAACAGGTTTCTCTGGACGATATCCCTGATTCAAGACAAAATCTGGTATACGGCCCCCATCTTGTTGGCTATGGAAGTCATCACACCACAAAAACGATCCAGGacatttgtaaaaaaaatcgGCCACTGTGTTTTGCCTCTTTCCCTGCACATAATAACCTCATTTTCCCACGCCCACAAGTGCATTCTGGTATTAGTTCACCATTTTCAGTTGATGTCGACATTGCCTCGCTGCATAACAAAATCAAATTGTTAGAAACATGCACAATCGAATACCAAAAAACAGTACCAAATGAAACAAGCAAAATATGACATGCTTAACTATCTGTATGAAACTAGATTTATAACTATCTAAtgtcaaaatacacacattcaacCACATGGATTGTGACATGTCTTCCCGCATTCGAGTCCAATCAGTGCTTGGTTCAACTTGTTCGACAAATTCCACGTGATCGTAGTCATTGTTATCTGTCTCCTCATTTGTCTTAATCTCAAGTGCATCTTCAACTGGATCGTGTGTCATTTCACCTCGTATAAAGTTATGCAAGAGAAAACATGCCATGATCATCCTAATCTGAGTTTTTATAGGGTAAAAACTAGCACTCCGAAGCACACCCCATCGCATTTTGAGAACAGCGAAAGCACGTTTGATAATGTTACGTGTTGTGCCTTAAGTTGAACAACTCGCGTGCGTTCTGTGGTCTCTGTGTGCCTTCACCCCATTCCTTTAAATGGTAACGAATGCATTTAAAGGGAGTCAGAAAACCTTCCGCGTTTGCATATCCATTGTCACATAGAAAGTAATTTCCTAGATCAAGACGTACAACCATATTCTCATTAGTATACAAcaacataatattattaaaatgcatAACCTATGTACATAATTTCTAAGAATTTATATGTATAACAACCTTTTGGCACCTTTAAACCATCTTCCCTAGTCACTGCATCTCGAAGCACCCTAGCATCACCGGCTGAGCCCTCCCAACCAGgtaaaaaatacataaaccTCATTTTGCGGTCACAGGCTGCAAGGGTATTAGTTGCGATTTGACCTTTTCTATTGCGATAACGTGGCTTATCAGTGTTACTGACAAGAACGTTGATATATGTTCCGTCTAAAGCTCCAATACATCCCTATGAATCATTATAAGACAGGAAACCAAGGGTTTGGAAGGAGAGAAATAATTAAGTCTAACTCGGAAGCAATCTGACATAAACAAAGTGTTCTTAAAATGAACAAAGTACCTTAAAATGTTTCCACCTTGGGTCGCCAATGTCATCCGTGACAGGTTCCAGTTTAGGTAAGAGAATTATGTGTAGCCTTATAACAGCTCTTAAAACTAGGTGCACATAGTGTGATATAGTTTCACCAGACCGCTTGAAGTTGAAACCTATTATACGATTTTTTTTGTGATGTGCAAGTATCCCTAGGAACATGACAACCTGTTCCTCCACATATACATATCTACCATTTCGCAACCCCCCAACTTCCTTTAGGAGAAGACACAATCTCCCGAAGGTATTCCTATCCATTCGAAGGTTGACTAAGCAGTCAATGTCGCTAACAGATACAAGTCTGTTCATATGCCGGACTTATGGTGGAATCCGGTCTATAAGAGAGTAATGCCTAATCAAGTGCCGCCTATGACGTCTACGCATACGTCTACCTTGCCTCAAATAAAAATACAAGATTATGGTAGTTTGCATATGGAAAAGATTCATTATGTCTTCTACCATAAGGTAAATGGATGTAGAGGTAGATAACGGAGGTGCCATGAATGATAAACATACAAAGTCGATGAGTGATATTTTCTGCacagaaaaaatgaaataaaattcattatTCTAAACACAGTTGAGCTGAATCTGAACATCACAATCAGAGAAGCATGTCCACCATATATCTGACTGAACGAATTTGCAACATTTATCTATTCAAACACCAAAGACTCAGATAGCAAGGCAAACTAATCAACTCGGAGGACTGACTTTGAGTTCATTATCACCTCAACACCTCACTACTTCATTTGATTTGAGAATTATCAGACAATTCATCCAATAAAAGTATAGAAAAAGGGAAAATGATACATAAATCATAGCACTATTCAAACCTATGGTAAGTACCTGAAGAACAACGAACTATGTACATTGCCGTGCCATTTACAAATGCGATAACACAAGTGTTCCAACCATTGTATAAAACAACAACATAAACACAAAGCAACAGCATCACACTACAAATAACAGATTTGCTTCGTACACACACATCAGGCATCGCAAATACCAACATCAGAACTGGAAAGTGTTCTATGCATATgtgaatttattcaattttaaccTTGTTTTCATCCCACTTCTGTAACGAAGTGTATCATTCATGCAGgcgaaaaaaaacaaaaaaaacaacgaAATGTAGAAACTGGCAGCACTCACTTTAttttggatggagagagtaaTGAAGTTAGAAGCTACAAAATCAAAGGGAGAAGCAAAACATTCACCcaagagaaaaaaatgaaaactaacCGTAGATTTCTCCGTCGCACCTCGACCGTCGTTGTCGCCTGTTGCTGGTCAATTCTTCTTTCTCCGATTCAGGGAAGCTTGTGGTGTAGGGGTCTTCTTCATTGAAGTCAATTCAGCTTTGCTTTAATTTGAAATGAGAAGGAAGAAGGGGAAAGCTGAATTTGAAATGAGAAGGAAGAAGGGGAAAAGAGAAGAAATTGAATTATTGGTAGCAGAAATCGAGGTTAGATGGACTCAATCTGGGGGTATGGAGTGAGTTCCGGATCTTGACTAAACCAACTGAACAGTGCGGGCCTCGCTTGGAAACACGGGCTTTGAACTAAACTCATTTGGCAACCAAACACAGGATTCACCATGGTTTCGAATCCTAATATGTGCGAAACATAGTAACCAAACGACTCCTAATAGTATATAGTATAGCATGGTGATGGAGGGGAATCCAAATCTCTACTTGGTGAGAGCATATACAGCATAAATGATTCCAGGGATGTAACCAAAGAGCGTCAACAACAAGCAAATCCAGAATAGTATGAGAAATCACATTCATAAACCCAAAATTAGTAATAAATCAGATTAAATGGAGATATAAATAAATACCCCACAGCCAAAACACCGAGTGGGGGAAGAAGAATGGCTACGAGAATATCGATGATGTAAATGTAATGATGGGAGAAAAAGAGAATAGCAGAAATGAGTGAGAGTGGGGGTAGGAAGTTGGTTACGATGGAATTTATTATAGAGAAATAGTCAGGG
Proteins encoded in this window:
- the LOC121810376 gene encoding uncharacterized protein LOC121810376 — encoded protein: MNRLVSVSDIDCLVNLRMDRNTFGRLCLLLKEVGGLRNGRYVYVEEQVVMFLGILAHHKKNRIIGFNFKRSGETISHYVHLVLRAVIRLHIILLPKLEPVTDDIGDPRWKHFKGCIGALDGTYINVLVSNTDKPRYRNRKGQIATNTLAACDRKMRFMYFLPGWEGSAGDARVLRDAVTREDGLKVPKGNYFLCDNGYANAEGFLTPFKCIRYHLKEWGEGTQRPQNARELFNLRHNT